One genomic window of Haloarchaeobius salinus includes the following:
- the nirK gene encoding copper-containing nitrite reductase produces the protein MSSSTSRRRFLQAVGVGSATALAGCTIGSQRDDLSVVENELGSPASLSPAAAVDVDRVAADPRDIPAPITRTEPATVAVEMETTEVTAEVEPGVTFTYMTFDGQIPGPMVRARVGDTIDLTIRNNEANSMVHNVDFHAARGPGGGAEATTVAPGEEARLRFRVTYPGAFVYHCAVANVDYHISAGMFGLIVVEPEEGLPAVDHEFYLGQHELYTTGAAGEEGHHEFDFEAMAAEEPTYVLMNGQKYAIGPQGYDEMQVNTGETVRLFYAVGGPNLTSSFHPIGSVWDEVWEQGALASQPDRFVQTTPVLPGSSAVATMSFPVPGPVKLVDHALSRVARKGCLAVIDVQGPEDTTVFDPEPA, from the coding sequence ATGAGTTCCAGCACGTCACGACGGCGGTTCCTGCAGGCGGTCGGAGTGGGCAGCGCGACGGCCCTCGCGGGCTGCACCATCGGCAGCCAGCGCGACGACCTCTCCGTCGTCGAGAACGAGCTGGGGAGCCCGGCATCGCTCTCGCCGGCCGCGGCGGTCGACGTCGACCGCGTCGCCGCCGACCCGCGGGACATCCCCGCCCCGATCACGCGGACGGAACCCGCGACGGTAGCGGTCGAGATGGAGACGACCGAGGTCACCGCCGAGGTCGAGCCCGGCGTCACGTTCACGTACATGACCTTCGACGGGCAGATCCCGGGCCCGATGGTCCGGGCGCGCGTCGGCGACACCATCGACCTCACCATCCGGAACAACGAGGCGAACTCGATGGTCCACAACGTCGACTTCCACGCCGCCCGCGGCCCCGGCGGCGGTGCCGAGGCGACGACGGTCGCCCCCGGCGAGGAGGCCCGACTCCGCTTCCGGGTCACCTACCCCGGTGCGTTCGTCTACCACTGCGCGGTCGCGAACGTCGACTACCACATCTCGGCGGGGATGTTCGGCCTCATCGTCGTCGAGCCCGAGGAGGGTCTCCCGGCGGTCGACCACGAGTTCTACCTCGGCCAGCACGAGCTCTACACGACCGGCGCGGCCGGCGAGGAGGGCCACCACGAGTTCGACTTCGAGGCGATGGCCGCCGAGGAGCCGACGTACGTGCTGATGAACGGCCAGAAGTACGCCATCGGCCCGCAGGGCTACGACGAGATGCAGGTGAACACGGGCGAGACCGTCCGGCTGTTCTACGCGGTCGGCGGCCCGAACCTCACCTCCTCGTTCCACCCCATCGGCAGCGTCTGGGACGAGGTCTGGGAGCAGGGGGCGCTGGCGAGCCAGCCGGACCGCTTCGTCCAGACGACGCCCGTGCTACCGGGCTCCTCGGCCGTCGCGACGATGTCGTTCCCGGTTCCCGGCCCGGTCAAGCTCGTCGACCACGCGCTCAGCCGCGTGGCCAGAAAGGGCTGTCTCGCCGTCATCGACGTCCAGGGTCCCGAGGATACGACGGTTTTCGACCCGGAGCCGGCGTAG
- a CDS encoding ArsA family ATPase has protein sequence MSDISVDPVDEVEDADDASADHAEETTHPADGIEVDAVDENLDEATTDALDGVDAPEYVLYGGKGGVGKTTMAAATALASAADGTRTLVVSTDPAHSLSDTFETEIPAEPTRIREEIPLFAAEIDPEQAMAEGEALFGGAGGGQDGDPFGDDSGAGPMAGDDAMGQGPMGGLGDMLGGDGEDPMSSMLGGAMPGADEAAAMQLFLEYLDDPRFDRVVVDTAPTGHTLRLLELPEVMDTMVGRIAKMRERLSGLMGGLGGMFGGGDEATQQSPDLDELADRIERLRAVLRDRNRTDFRIVMVPEEMSVFESRRLRAQLADFEIPVGTVVVNRVMEDLADVTDAVDADEFVKPNLADCEFCQRRWDVQQSALAEAQELFRGTDVRRVPLFADEVRGERMLRIVAACLD, from the coding sequence ATGAGCGACATCAGCGTCGACCCGGTCGACGAGGTCGAGGACGCCGACGACGCGAGCGCGGACCACGCCGAGGAGACCACCCACCCGGCCGACGGCATCGAGGTCGACGCGGTGGACGAGAATCTCGACGAAGCGACGACGGACGCGCTGGACGGCGTCGACGCCCCCGAGTACGTCCTCTACGGCGGGAAGGGCGGCGTCGGCAAGACGACGATGGCGGCCGCGACGGCCCTCGCCAGCGCGGCCGACGGGACGCGCACGCTCGTCGTCTCTACGGACCCGGCGCACTCGCTGTCGGACACGTTCGAGACGGAGATTCCAGCGGAGCCGACGCGCATCCGCGAGGAGATCCCGCTGTTCGCCGCCGAGATCGACCCCGAGCAGGCGATGGCGGAGGGGGAGGCGCTGTTCGGCGGCGCGGGCGGTGGGCAGGATGGCGACCCCTTCGGCGACGACTCCGGCGCGGGGCCGATGGCCGGCGACGACGCGATGGGCCAGGGACCGATGGGCGGCCTCGGCGACATGCTCGGCGGCGACGGCGAGGACCCCATGAGCTCGATGCTCGGCGGCGCGATGCCCGGCGCGGACGAGGCCGCCGCCATGCAGCTCTTCCTGGAGTACCTCGACGACCCGCGATTCGACCGCGTCGTCGTCGACACCGCGCCGACGGGCCACACGCTCCGCCTGCTCGAACTCCCCGAGGTCATGGACACGATGGTCGGCCGCATCGCCAAGATGCGCGAGCGACTCAGTGGCCTGATGGGCGGGCTCGGCGGGATGTTCGGCGGGGGCGACGAGGCGACCCAGCAGTCGCCCGACCTCGACGAGCTGGCCGACCGCATCGAGCGCCTCCGGGCGGTCCTTCGCGACCGGAACCGGACCGACTTCCGCATCGTCATGGTGCCCGAGGAGATGAGCGTCTTCGAGTCCCGCCGGCTGCGCGCACAGCTCGCCGACTTCGAGATCCCGGTCGGGACCGTCGTCGTCAACCGGGTGATGGAGGACCTCGCCGACGTGACCGACGCGGTCGACGCCGACGAGTTCGTGAAGCCGAACCTCGCCGACTGCGAGTTCTGCCAGCGCCGCTGGGACGTCCAGCAGTCCGCGCTGGCGGAGGCACAGGAGCTGTTCCGCGGGACCGACGTGCGCCGCGTCCCGCTGTTCGCCGACGAGGTGCGGGGCGAGCGGATGTTGAGGATCGTGGCCGCCTGTCTGGACTGA